In Solanum stenotomum isolate F172 chromosome 6, ASM1918654v1, whole genome shotgun sequence, one DNA window encodes the following:
- the LOC125867454 gene encoding cell division control protein 48 homolog B, with translation MESSSGSTSCAGEWRAEEAIAGNAEALRVLRELITYPLLYSAESRKLGLKWPRGLLLYGPPGTGKTSLVRAVVQECGAHLIVISPHSVHRAHAGESEKILREAFSEASSHAKLGKPSVIFLDEIDALCPRRDSRREQEIRVASQLFMLMDSIKSSSTSVSHVVVVASTNRPDAIDPALRRAGRFDAEIEVTTPTEEERLHILKLYTKKLQLDVSVDLRAVAVSCNGYVGADLEALCREAAMSAVRKCSDSNIEDDSYSINMEDWKHARSVVGPSITRGVTVEIPKVSWEDIGGLKDIKKKLQQAVEWPLKHSEAFERLGVSPSRGILLHGPPGCSKTTLAKAAAHAAQASFFSLSGAELYSMYVGEGEALLRNAFRRARLAAPSIIFFDEADVVATRRGGSSSGSSTVGERLLSTLLTEMDGLEQAKGILVLAATNRPHAIDAALMRPGRFDLVLYVPPPDLDARFEVLSVHTRDMKLNNDVNLRQIAEDTELFTGAELEGLCREAGIVALRENISATVVSDRHFQTVKKSLRPALTKEEVASYSSFMNNRSKRSAHSFESISRKRDNKQTINLLVFTGPVTITVFSIAMYIGVRYFLMSTETSTRELTST, from the exons ATGGAAAGTAGCAGTGGGAGCACCAGCTGTGCTGGTGAGTGGAGAGCAGAGGAAGCTATAGCCGGCAATGCTGAAGCTCTTCGAGTTCTCAGAGAACTCATCACATATCCTCTTCTTTACTCTGCTGAATCTCGAAAACTTGGCCTAAAG TGGCCACGTGGGTTGTTGCTATATGGACCTCCTGGAACTGGCAAG aCAAGCTTAGTTCGAGCAGTTGTTCAAGAATGTGGTGCCCATTTGATTGTAATAAG TCCCCATTCTGTTCACAGGGCTCATGCTGGTGAAAGTGAGAAAATTTTGCGGGAGGCATTTTCAGAAGCATCATCTCATGCAAAATTAGGCAAGCCATCAGTCATCTTTTTAGATGAAATAGATGCTCTTTGTCCTCGTAGAGATTCTAG AAGGGAGCAAGAAATTCGTGTAGCCTCTCAGCTCTTTATGTTGATGGATTCCATTAAATCCTCATCGACATCAGTATCACATGTTGTGGTGGTAGCATCAACCAATAG GCCGGATGCTATTGATCCAGCTTTAAGAAGGGCTGGACGTTTTGATGCTGAAATTGAAGTCACAACACCTACTGAGGAAGAGCGGTTGCATATTCTCAAG CTTTATACAAAGAAGCTTCAATTGGATGTGAGTGTTGATCTTCGAGCAGTTGCAGTATCTTGTAATGGTTATGTTGGGGCAGATTTAGAGGCGCTGTGTCGTGAAGCTGCAATGTCTGCAGTAAGAAAGTGCTCTGATTCAAATATAGAGGATGACTCTTATAGCATTAATATGGAAGATTGGAAGCATGCCAGATCAGTGGTTGGTCCTAGTATAACGAGGGGTGTTACTGTTGAAATCCCAAAGGTTTCTTGGGAAGATATTGGAGGGTTGAAAGACATTAAG AAAAAGCTTCAGCAAGCTGTTGAATGGCCTTTAAAACACTCAGAAGCATTTGAACGGCTGGGAGTATCACCTTCCCGTGGAATCCTTCTTCATGGTCCACCAGGGTGCTCCAAAACAACCCTTGCTAAAGCTGCTGCTCATGCTGCCCAAGCTTCATTCTTCTCCTTGAG TGGTGCAGAGCTGTACTCTATGTATGTTGGTGAGGGTGAAGCTTTATTGCGCAATGCTTTCCGAAGAGCTCGCCTTGCAGCACCAAGTATAATATTCTTTGATGAGGCTGATGTAGTTGCAACCAGACG AGGAGGAAGTTCAAGTGGAAGCAGTACAGTTGGAGAGAGACTGTTATCCACCCTCCTAACCGAAATGGATGGCTTAGAGCAGGCTAAA GGAATTCTTGTTTTGGCTGCCACAAATCGGCCCCACGCAATTGATGCTGCACTGATGCGACCAGGAAGATTTGATCTC GTTCTTTATGTCCCCCCTCCTGACTTAGATGCTCGATTCGAGGTTCTCAGTGTTCATACACGAGATATGAAATTGAATAACGATGTTAATCTGAGACAAATTGCAGAAGACACAGAACTCTTTACTGGAGCTGAGCTTGAAGGGCTATGCAGAGAAGCTGGAATAGTTGCTTTGAGAGAGAACATATCTGCAACAGTTGTATCTGATCGACACTTCCAAACAGTCAAAAAGTCACTCAGGCCAGCACTTACCAAAGAAGAAGTTGCTTCCTATTCTTCCTTCATGAACAATCGATCCAAGAGGTCTGCTCACTCATTTGAATCCATCTCCAGAAAACGCGACAACAAGCAAACCATAAACTTGTTAGTTTTCACTGGTCCTGTTACTATCACTGTCTTTAGTATTGCCATGTACATTGGTGTGAGATACTTTCTGATGTCTACTGAAACATCGACGAGGGAACTAACAAGTACGTAG